The Hymenobacter sp. DG01 sequence GCTGGTCCTCGTCGGGGAGCAGGCGAATGGCTTGGTGAGCTGCTTCAATGCGCTCCAGGAGCTGACTGGCCGCGTCCCGGTCGAGGCCGGTGCAGGCCAGGGGCAGGGAGATGCACAGGCGCTGCACCAGGTGGTGCACTACCTGGGCTACCTGGGCGGTTTCGGTGCGGCGCACATTGCCGTAGCGCAGCACGTTTACCAGCGGGGGCAGGGCCGTGAGCAGGTGGGCGACGTCGCGGGTGCCGGCGCTCAGGGTTTCCAGGCGGGCCACCAGGCCGGGCAGGGCGGGCGCTAGGTCAGCGTGCAGAGCCTCTTCCAGTAACTGACTGATCTGGCCCAGGTCGGTGGCTTGGTGGGCGCGGTGGTGGGCCGCGCCGCTGGCGGCGGCCAGAATGGTATTGCCCCAACGGCCAGCTTCCAGCACGCCCAGCACCATTTCGGGGCGCCACTGCAGCTCCCACACCTCATGGAAGGTGCCGCTCTTGCCCTGCACGCGCTGGGGCCGGCCCCACCGGATGTTGAGAAGCTGCAGGCGGTGGAGCAGGTGGCTGCGGCCTAGGTCGAGGTCTTTGCGCAGGTCGAGGGCTAGGGTTTTGTGGGTGGCTTCGGGTTTGAGGCGGAGGGCTTTTTGCTGCTGGGCCAGGTCTTGCTGCAAAGGCGAGGCGGGCAACTCCTCGGGTACTTCACCCAGGGCTTCTCCAATTACCAGCTGCTGGTGCACCAGGTCCAGGGCCTCGGCGTAGCCACCCCCGAAAATGCTCACGGCCGCTTCTTCCAGCTCCTCAATGCCGGGCAGGGCCAGTCCGCGCACGGCGGCCAGGGCCTCGGCCAGGCGCACGGCCTCAATGGCGTGGGCCGACGACGCGTCAATCTGCTGGGCCCGCAACAGGTGGGCCGCCCGCACCATCCAGTGGGTGACTACCCGCTCGTGGGGCTCCTGAAACAGCAGCTCGTACCAGGCCGGCGACAACACCCCTGCCCCGTAGCCCGACTGCCGAGCCAGGCGCTCGTAGGTCCAGGGTACCCAGGTAGCTTCGGTGGAGGCTTTCTTGAGGCCTTTGAGGCGGGCTTTGTCATCCTTGGCGTAGGCAGGCAGTACCTCGGCGCGCAGCACGGGCGCGTGCCAGGCTCCGCAGACTACGGCTACCCGCTGGTAGCCCTGCTTGAGGGTAGCGCGCAATGTTTCGCGCATGTAGGCCTCCCGCAGCAAGGTTTCTTCCGATTCAGGCTGAGCCAGCTCCTCACGCAGGGCCGTCATCATTTGCAGCACTACCTCGAAGGTATCGGCATGGCCGGCGCTGTGCTCAATGCGTGCTTCCCACCACCGTTCTCCGTCGGTGTAGCCATCTAGGCGGGCCAAGTGGGCAATGGGGTCGAGGTGCAGCGGGGCTTCTTCGGGAACTGGTGCTTCGGCGGGTTCTGAATTTGTAGCGGGAGCTTCCGCTTCTGGTGGCGCAGGCTCCGAATCAGGTGCTGAGGGCGCTTCGGCAGCTACTGCAGCCGGTGGCAGCGGCTCGTGCTCCACGGCATCCGGGAGGGCAAAGCGTAGCGTCATCGGCAGGTCGAAGCAGCGCAGGTGGGCGCCGTGCTGCTGGCACCACTGCGCCGCCTGCCACTCCGGCGAGAAGTAGGCGAAGGGCAGAAACGTGGCCTGAGCGTGCTGCTTAGGGTTGTAAATGAGTAGGGCCACCGGCGGCTTCAGCTCCGGGTTAGAAGCCAGCGCCAGGGCCTTTTTCCCATCGGCGGGACACTCCAGCAGTACGATGTCGGGCTGGTAGTCGTCCAGGGCTTTGAGCAGGGAAGAAGTGCTGCCGGGGCCGTGGTGGCGGATGCCGAAGAGGCGGAGTTCGGAAGGCATAAGGGGGTAGGACTACAATAGGGGTAACTCAGGTTTCGGCAATGCCGCCCATTTCGGCCAGCTGGTTCGCCTCAAACCTGATTTCCAGGCCGTGTTCCGTGTCAAGGCCGTAGCGAATGGACAGGCGGAGCGTTTGTTCGTCCGTAATACGGAGGTAGGCCACGTCCTGCAAATAAGCAAAATGCTCCTCGGGCGTGCGCAGGTGCAGCACCGAGGCACCCGACTGGGCCGGGTTCTCATAGAGGGAAGCATACAGCTCCTGGTAGCGGGCAAAGGTCTGCTGCTGGAGCTCGGGGAGCAGGCGCGGCGCATCCGCAACGAAGGCCTGGAACGTAGCTGCGTACTCGTCGAGCTGCGCCGGGGAAAGATCGTATTCCTCGTCTTCCTCAAACAGCTCCTCGCCCAGAAACACCTCTACGGGCTGCTCAAAGCCTGGCAATACAAACTTCTTTTGCGGCGCCATGCCGGCCCAGCTTTCCTCCACAATTCCCCAGAACGGATGCTTTAGCATAGATAGTTTAGTTATAAGCGGCAGGAGGTAGCACGCCCTGCCACCGCTCTGCCACGTACCAGATGTTCACGTCAATACTTTCCTCAGGGCTAAGATATTCCTCCCCATCTTCCAGGGCATCGGGCTCCAAAGTGTAGCGCCCTTGCTCCAGGTCATCCGCAAACTGGGCGAGCAGGGCCGCCACAGATTCGGCCACCTGAAAAACAGATTCGTTTACCTCATCCACAAAAATAACCTGCCCGTAGGAGCCTGCCGGGGCCGGGTCAAGGTCCACGCACAGCCACGTATGGGAGCCGTCGAAGCTGAGTTGAAGCCAGTAAGGATTCAACACGTTATCGGCTTTTACTGAAGCCTGCGCATATACCGGCGGACACAGTTCTGAGTCTTGAGCGCGACTTTGAAAGGCGGCTGCTACCCTCGCCAGGGGAATAAAGCTCAGGCCGTAGAACAGGCTGCCGAAGTTATCAGCGTCTTCATCTAGGCCGTTGCGCCAGCGGTATAAGGCCTTATAGTCTTCAGGCAGCGGCTTGCCAACGGCAGCCTCCAGGCCACTCAGCTCGCGTTCGGCAGCGCCATCGTTCAGCGACTCAGTTAGAATTCGCGGGGCGTGGGTGGCCAGCCAGGTTTCGATTCGGTGGATAGATTCAGATAAGCTCATGAGGTAGGGAAAGGGTTGGCCGGGCTACCGGTTTTCGGTTCGGGAAATTGAATGGGGTAGGACGCGGCCATAGGCAACGACGCACCGGGAGCAGCCTACCCCGCTTCAAATTCCTGCGGAAACCCTTTCGGATGCTCTGGTTCCAGCTCTTCTAATTGCTCATCGGTCAGCAACATAGATTCGGCGCCGGCTTGCTCGTAGGCCTGTACCACGGCCGCCAGCCAGGCCGTCAGGTCGGGAAACAGCACGGTGCGGGCTTCCCAGTTGTGCCAGTGCTCTATGATCTGCCCGACCTGGCCGGTGAAGGTGCCGTGCAAATCCACGCAGACATGGTCGCCACCGCCATTTTCCAGGAAGGGCACCCAGGCCGGATGCCACCAGTTCGCCACGAAGTCGCCATCGGCCAGCAGCTCGTTGTTGATGCGCATGCTTTCGGCCGCGCTATCCAGCGACTGAAGGCAGTTGTTCTGGAAGAAGCTGTCGTAGCCTTCCTGCCCGTTGTGCCAGCCAAACCACTGCCGCAGCTCCGTCGGCAACACTAGGTTAAACTCCGCCTCAAAAGCGGCCAGCTCCGCCCCCGTAGCCGGTGGGCCCAGGGTAGCGTAGTACTCCGGCCGGTGCTGTTGGAGCAGGGTATCGAGGCGGTTGAGGAGGGAGGAAAAGGTCATGCGGTTAATTAGAAGCAGTGGCTGCTGGTGAAGTCGTGGTGGCGGATGCTAAAGAGGCGGAGTTCGGTGGGCATGGGACAAAGTTTTCTTACGATTGACCCCAGGCAAACTGGCAATTGGTAAAGTCGCGGCGGCGGAGGGCGTCGCGGTCAATCAGCACGCTGAACACACCCTCGTCGTTGAAATCTTCGCCCACTTGTAGTAGCAGTATTTGGTCGGAGAAGGTTATGGCTTTGATTTCTTCCTCTGACAGCTGGCAATGGGTATATATACCGAACAGCTTGGATTTCTTGCTGCCGGCGAAGTCGTTCCAGCCGGGCCAGTCATCCTCGTCATCCTCCTCCCCTGGACCATAACGCTCGGCCAGGGTTTCCGTTTCCGCGAAAAACCGGCCGATCAGCCGGCCTTCAAAGAAATTGTCCTCGTGTTCCTGCACGGTGCGCACCAACTGCTCGTTGGGTACATCGGCATAGAACACTATGCCTTGAGTGGTCGTGATATCGGCGAAAAAGTAGAGCTGGCCGGAAGTGGGCAGCAGGCCCGACGGGTCATGCGGGGCTACCTGGCTCAGGTCGAGTTGGGCGGCAAAGCGCAGGCCATCGGGCGGAGCCATGCCAGGCGGCAAATCGACAACTGGCCCACCGTAGCGGGCAAGGCCCAGTGGAATGTCCAGCTCGGTGTGCTTCACATATTCGCCTGATTCCAGTAGAATTGGCTGGAACTGAATGGAGGCCCCATAATAGCGTGGCCCCGTCGGGGTGAAACGGATGATGTCGAAAGCGGCATCTTGATGCATAATAAGCTGTTATAGTCTTTAATTCCTTACTCCACCACCTCCCGGCATGCGCGGTAGAGGTCTTTCCAACCGTCGCGCTCTTTTACTACGGTTTCCAGGTATTCCAGCCATACCACGCGGTCCTGGACGGGGTCTTTGATGACGGCGCCGGTGAGACCGGCGGCGAGGTCGGCGGCTTGCAGGGTGCCGTCGCCGAAGTAGGCGGCCAGGGCCAGGCCACTGTTGAGCACGGAAATGGCCTCGCCGGTGCTGAGGGTGCCGCTGGGGCTCTTGAGCTTGGTTTTACCGTTCTCCGTCACGCCCGAGCGCAGCTCCCGGAAGATGGTCACGAGGCGGCTGATTTGCTCCAGGGCCGCCGTGGTTTCGGGCAGCTGCAGGGCCCGGCCGGTTTTCTCCACCCGCGAGTGCACAATCTGCACTTCCTCGGCAATGGAGGTGGGTAGGGGGAGCACCACGGTGTTGAAGCGGCGGCGCAGGGCGCTGCTCAGCTCGTTCACGCCTTTGTCCCGGTCGTTGGCGGTAGCAATGACGTTGAAGCCGCGGGCGGCCTGCACCTCGGTGGCTAGCTCCGGCACGGGCAGCACCTTTTCGGAGAGGACGGTGATGAGCGTATCCTGCACGTCGGAGGGGATACGGGTAAGTTCTTCCAGGCGCACCATGCTGCCTTCCTGCATGCCCTTGAGCAGGGGCGAGGGCACCAGGGCAGCCGGGGAAGGGCCCTCGGCAATGAGGCGGGCGTAGTTCCAGGAATAGCGGATGGCATCTTCAGAGGTGCCCGCCGTGCCCTGAATCAGCAGGTTGGAGTGCCCGCTGATGGCCGCCGTGAGGTGCTCCGAAACCCAGCTTTTGGCTGTGCCCGGCACACCCAGCAGCAGCAGGGCGCGGTCGGTGGCGAGGGTTGCCACGGCAATTTCCATCAGTCGCCGCTGCCCGATGTACTTGGGCTCAATCACGAAACCATTATCCAGGGTACCGCCCAGCAGGTACGTCACCACGGCCCAGGGCGAGAGCTGCCAGTTAGTGGGCTTGGGTCGGTCGTCGAGGGCTTTGAGGGCGGCGAGTTCTTCGGCGTATTGCACCTCAGCGTGGGGCCGCAGGATATCGGAGGACGAATTTAAAGCCATATATGCGAAGGGTTTGGAAGCGGAAGTGGGGTAGGGAAGATGAAGCGTGGACTAAAGCTAGTTTTTAGCTCCCCTCCTCAGATGAGGAGGGGTTGGGGGTGGTTGATAGGGTAGGACCGATGCTAGCTAGAAGCTAGAGCTGCGAGTTGAGCTATGTGCTCGTCGGTATCTGCACCGGAACGATATTAGAAGTTAGAGGCTGTTCAACGACGGGTCAACCACCCCCAACCCCTCCTCATCTGAGGAGGGGAGCTAGTTGCTAACTCTAGCCTGCAGTGTGATTTACTCATTGCTTATCAATGGTCTAGCCCGGGCCAGGTGGCTCATCCAGCGCCGCCTCGAGCTGCTGGCGGAAGTGCAGGGTGTTGAGCAGGCGGGCGAGGCTGTTGTGGAGGTAAGGCACATCCTGGAGCAAGGGCTGCAGGGGTTGGGCACAGAGGTCGTACTGGGCGGCCGGCACCACGCGGCCCATGTGCTCCAGCAGCTGACTGGCGGCGTACTGGATGCGGTAGAGACGCTCGGGCTGGCTCAGAGCCGCGCGCAGCACCTCCACCACGCGGCGGGTGAGGCGCTCGGGCCAGGGCCCCGGCGTCAGCTGCAGTAGAGGCAGCCAGCGCACCTCCGGCCCAAATTCCGGGGCGGCGTCCAGCAAAGGCAGCACCAGCGCCAGCAGCTGCGCGGAGCTGAGCTGCTGGGTTAAACCGGCCAGGGGCAGGGAGAAAGGCTGCTTGCGGGGCAGCTCAAACAGCCAGCGCAGCAGTTCACCGGCCCATTCGGCGTCGTGGTGCAGAATGGCGGTTTCGGCCCAGGTGTTGAGCAGCAGCGCGGCCCACTCGGTAGCGGCGGCCAGCTCCAAAAGGCGGGCGGGGGGTAGGTTCCAGTGAGCTGCCCAGCGAGCAGGCGGAATCAGGGCCAGCACTTGGCCCAGCAGGGCGGCCTTTTCGCCCTGAAAGCGAGCGTCGCGCTGCTCAATGCCATCTGCCAGCCAGGTTTTGTCCCAGTCGGCGGCCGGCAGCTCCACCAGCAGCTTCTTGGTGAGCAGGCCTTTTTTCAATCGCACCAGGGGCTCGGCCCGTTGCCACAGGCGCTCCAACAGGGCGCTGTCGGGGAGGCGGGCCAGCAGGGGCAGCACGGTTTGGCGCACTTCCTTGCTTTTCGACGTCAAGTACTGGCCTAGCAGCTCCGCATCCGCCGCCGAGGGGTTTTCGCGGAGCGTAGCCAGCAGCGCCGCCTGGGTTTTGGCTGGTTCCTGGGGTAGGGTGGCGGCCAGTAGCTTACGGGCCTGCTCGGACTGTTGCCGGCGCAGGGAAGTCAGGTAACTCACGCGCTGAGGCAGGGTGCCGGTTTCCCACACGGCCTCGGACTGCGGGTGAGTTGAAGCCGCGAGGATGGGTGCCCAGTCGGGGTTTTGGGCGGCCAGCCACTCCCCGCGCCGACCTAAAACAGCAGCCGTGGCGGGTTGCAGGGCCGGACGGGTGCGCGCATATTCCAGCAGATACACCAGCTGCGGATGCGGCACCCGCCGCTGGTGCTCGGCCAGGGCCGTCAGGAAATCGGGCAGCAGATCAGTGTACTGGCCTTCTAACAGCACGTTCAGGGACTGAGCCCCGTTGGGACCTAGCGTATCCTCGGTTTCGGCGGGTGCGGGCGAGACAAAGGGCGTAGCGCTGGAGGCGGGCTGGTAGCCAGCCTTGCGAATCAGCGACAGTGCCCCGGCCGCTTGCAGCAGGTGCTTTTCGCGGGATGCTTCGTCGGTTTCCGACGCGGCAGGCAGATCGGGAATCGTGGGCAGCGCGTCGGGGCTTTGGCGGGTGCCCAGCAGGGCCACGCGCACCAGCTGCTGCCAGTCGGCAGCGGGCCGGAGGGGGTTGGCCGCTAGGTCGGGGGTAGGGGCTTGGAGGTTGGGCATCAGAGAGCAGATGAAGTTTCTACCGCCGCGCCCCAGCCTACCAGCGGGCGCAGTCCCTGGCCGGTCCACTCGCCGAATATAGTGAGTGGTACGCCCCCACCAACGGCCTGCAACTCCCACCCAAACAGGTCGTCGCAAAGCAGGGGAACTTCCTGCATAGCCGGAGTGGCAGGCTCAGGCAAAGCGGAAGCTAACGCTAGTTCGGGCGTGAACCGTAGCACCCAGCGGCCATCCGGGGTGAAAGCTGGGGTGCCGCCGGTCAGGAGCACGGGCCACTCGCGCAGCCAGGGCTGGCGGGCCAAGGCATTGGCGTAGGCATCCAGCAGTTCGGGCAGGGTAGTGGGGTAGGGCGGAGAGGCGTCGGAGGTAAGGCCGGCAAATGAGAGGGTGCCCGGTACGGCACGCAGGGAAAGCAGACCGGGGTAAAAGGTAAGGGTGCCGGTGTAGTGGCCGTCGGGTACCAGGGCGGTAGCAAACGCCTGCCCCCCGAAGGAAAACTCTACTACCAGCGCGTAGCGGCCAGTTTGCTGGCCCTGCAGCCAGCAGCGGCGCACTGTCAGGCGGTCTTCCTCAGTAACGTCCACCGAAAGCACCCGCCACTCATCGGCCACCGCCGGTTCCATGGCCAAAATGTCTTCTTTCTTCAAATTCACCCCCACCAGCTGCAGCAGTTCCTGGCGGGCGGCCTCCGGCAGCTCAGGCAGGCGCCGAAATGCCTGGGTCAGCAGGTACAGCTCGCCCAGGCGCGCCAGCATCCGCTCAGGCCAGTCGGCGCCCTGGTGGCGCAGGGTGGGCAGCTCCCGCACTATGCCGGCCAGGCCGGGCAGCTGGTTATCTACCAGCCGGGCCGCCTGGTTTTCCCAGAAACTCAAGGGCTGGTTGTCAGTGGCGGCCAGCCCGGCCCGCACCAGGTCCAGGAGCCACATCTGCAGCTCCTCAGCGCCGCGCTGCATACGGGCCATGCGCTGGGCCTCGCGCTTCTGCCGGGCCAGCTCGTTGTCGGTGGGGCCGGCGGCCGGAGTGGGACCCGTACCATCAGCGGCTGCTGAGGGTTCGGTTCCAGGCGCTTTCGTGGCTTTCTTGCCGGCCGACTGCTGGCGCTTTTCCAGCCACTCCTGCAGCCAATCGGGCGGGGTGGGGCCATTCAGCAGCTGGGGCTGCCGGGCCAGCAGCAGGAGCAGGGCCGCGCCGTGCTTACAGGGAAACACCCGGCTGGGGCAGGAGCACTTAAAGGCGGGCTCCGTCAGGTCGAGGCCGGTTTGGTATGGCTTGCTACCGCTGCCCTTGCACTCGCCCCAGGCGGCGGTGTCGGTGCGGCCCAGGTTGCTCCACTTGGCAGGAGCGGCCAGTTCCAGCCCGCGCTTCAGTGTGCCGGAGTCGGTGATGAGGGCGCGGGCCTGTTCTTCGGTCCAGGAGGTCAATGTTAGGCAAGGATTACGCCCGCAGTACATCGGGCCGGATACCCCGGCAAAGTAGGAGTTCAGCGGGGAAATTCCGCGTCGCAGCTCCGGCATTTGTGCAGGGTAGTGCCAGCGTAAAACAGCCGTTTCCACCACGCCGGCCGCGAAACCGGCACCGGGTCCGGCGCGCCACACCGGGGGCAGCGCGGTGCCGCTGGGGTAGTGCGCTGTTGCTCAAAGGCTTCCACTGTGGCCCGCGCCGAAGCGGTGTCGGCCTCCTCAATCAGCAACTGGTAGTACATGCCCTCGCCAAAAGGAAAGGTGGGCGGGCCGCCCGTCTTCACCAGGGCATCGACGCCAGCGGCCTGCAACTGCTGGTAAAGCGTTACGGCTTCGGCATAAGTCAGGTACTGGGCGGCGGGGGTGAGCATACGGCAAAAGCAAGGTCACAAACAAGGCGCAAAACCCCGGCTTCCGCAGTGGTCATTAGCCTGAAAAGAGCCGCCCGGAGGTAGTGGCGGGGGTAAGGCCGCTGGCATTGTGGTGAAGAGTGCTATTGCTCCTGCTTTCAAACAAGTCACAACCGGCGGGGCTTTTTCCTTTCCAATGCGGGTGAAAGGGCCTCTCTTTGCTGCGGCAGGAACAGGGCGCGGCCCCACACCCCGCAGCGCGTTCAGATGGTGAGTGACGAAGGCCGCAGCGGGTGGGCCTCTCCGCTGCAACGGGGAGGCCTTTTGCTGTTTCAGCCCTACCCCAGGCAGCCGCTCAAACCCTCCGCCTACTTCCGCCGTCGCGCGGGGGTAGCCAGGCGGCCGCGCAGCTTCATAATGTACCAGAGCAAACCCGCGCAGAGTACGGCCAGACCGGCCGCTAGCAGCTCCCGACTGGTGCGGGCCTGAGTAGCTTCGTCGGCGGTGGCCTGCAGCTCCAGCAGCTTTTTCTCCCGCTGCTTGTCGCGCAGCTGTAAGTTGCTAATCTGATTTTCCAGGTCGTAGAAACGCTGGCGGGTGCTGCTTTGGTCCGTCTGAGCGACGGTGATTTGCTGCTTGGCCTGCTGATTTTCGGCTACCACGGCGGCGGTGCGGCGCAGGGTAGCGGCCTGCACGGCCCGCACAATTTCGGTGTCTTTGCGAATGATGCCTTTCAGGGCATCTACCACTTCCTGCAGGTCTTTTTTGCTGGGCTTGTTGCCGAACAGGCTGTTGCGCTGGGCGTTGGCCTCTTCGTACTGCTGCACCATCTGCTGGCGCTCCTGAATCAGGCGGGGCAAGGGGTCGTTGTCGGTGGCAGAGGGGGTAGGCGTCTGGGCCAGGGCAGGAGCGGTCAGCAGCAGGGCGCCGGCCAGCAGCCCCCGCAGCGCGGAGCAACCAAAAAAGCGGGTAATGGAAACAGGAAGGTGGGTCATGAGGGCGGAAAGCTAGTAAATTGTGCGTATCTCGAAGCCATGAAACGACTATACTATCTGCTAAGTCTATCGGTAGTAATGCTGGCCGCGCCGGCCTGCCGCACCGCTAAAACTACGGCGCCCGCCTCCAGCGCTGCGGGCGCCCCGAACACGGACGCCAACCCCCGCATTACGGGCTCCATCAACGCACCGCAAAGCTACTACGACAATGCTCGTCGCACCGTGGAGCCCTTTTTCGTGGCCGGGGTCAGTGAAGACGCTACCTATGGCGTCACCCAGAAAAACCCGGTGTG is a genomic window containing:
- a CDS encoding AAA family ATPase, which translates into the protein MALNSSSDILRPHAEVQYAEELAALKALDDRPKPTNWQLSPWAVVTYLLGGTLDNGFVIEPKYIGQRRLMEIAVATLATDRALLLLGVPGTAKSWVSEHLTAAISGHSNLLIQGTAGTSEDAIRYSWNYARLIAEGPSPAALVPSPLLKGMQEGSMVRLEELTRIPSDVQDTLITVLSEKVLPVPELATEVQAARGFNVIATANDRDKGVNELSSALRRRFNTVVLPLPTSIAEEVQIVHSRVEKTGRALQLPETTAALEQISRLVTIFRELRSGVTENGKTKLKSPSGTLSTGEAISVLNSGLALAAYFGDGTLQAADLAAGLTGAVIKDPVQDRVVWLEYLETVVKERDGWKDLYRACREVVE
- a CDS encoding SMI1/KNR4 family protein; the protein is MTFSSLLNRLDTLLQQHRPEYYATLGPPATGAELAAFEAEFNLVLPTELRQWFGWHNGQEGYDSFFQNNCLQSLDSAAESMRINNELLADGDFVANWWHPAWVPFLENGGGDHVCVDLHGTFTGQVGQIIEHWHNWEARTVLFPDLTAWLAAVVQAYEQAGAESMLLTDEQLEELEPEHPKGFPQEFEAG
- a CDS encoding DUF5691 domain-containing protein; the encoded protein is MPNLQAPTPDLAANPLRPAADWQQLVRVALLGTRQSPDALPTIPDLPAASETDEASREKHLLQAAGALSLIRKAGYQPASSATPFVSPAPAETEDTLGPNGAQSLNVLLEGQYTDLLPDFLTALAEHQRRVPHPQLVYLLEYARTRPALQPATAAVLGRRGEWLAAQNPDWAPILAASTHPQSEAVWETGTLPQRVSYLTSLRRQQSEQARKLLAATLPQEPAKTQAALLATLRENPSAADAELLGQYLTSKSKEVRQTVLPLLARLPDSALLERLWQRAEPLVRLKKGLLTKKLLVELPAADWDKTWLADGIEQRDARFQGEKAALLGQVLALIPPARWAAHWNLPPARLLELAAATEWAALLLNTWAETAILHHDAEWAGELLRWLFELPRKQPFSLPLAGLTQQLSSAQLLALVLPLLDAAPEFGPEVRWLPLLQLTPGPWPERLTRRVVEVLRAALSQPERLYRIQYAASQLLEHMGRVVPAAQYDLCAQPLQPLLQDVPYLHNSLARLLNTLHFRQQLEAALDEPPGPG
- a CDS encoding DUF5682 family protein, translating into MPSELRLFGIRHHGPGSTSSLLKALDDYQPDIVLLECPADGKKALALASNPELKPPVALLIYNPKQHAQATFLPFAYFSPEWQAAQWCQQHGAHLRCFDLPMTLRFALPDAVEHEPLPPAAVAAEAPSAPDSEPAPPEAEAPATNSEPAEAPVPEEAPLHLDPIAHLARLDGYTDGERWWEARIEHSAGHADTFEVVLQMMTALREELAQPESEETLLREAYMRETLRATLKQGYQRVAVVCGAWHAPVLRAEVLPAYAKDDKARLKGLKKASTEATWVPWTYERLARQSGYGAGVLSPAWYELLFQEPHERVVTHWMVRAAHLLRAQQIDASSAHAIEAVRLAEALAAVRGLALPGIEELEEAAVSIFGGGYAEALDLVHQQLVIGEALGEVPEELPASPLQQDLAQQQKALRLKPEATHKTLALDLRKDLDLGRSHLLHRLQLLNIRWGRPQRVQGKSGTFHEVWELQWRPEMVLGVLEAGRWGNTILAAASGAAHHRAHQATDLGQISQLLEEALHADLAPALPGLVARLETLSAGTRDVAHLLTALPPLVNVLRYGNVRRTETAQVAQVVHHLVQRLCISLPLACTGLDRDAASQLLERIEAAHQAIRLLPDEDQQAHWYAALHLIARQPASSGLLAGVATRLLFDTQQLAPEDTATLLGLALAPAQPTDYATAWVEGFLRGSGLLLIHNRVLFGLLDQWLTGLDEAVFQETVPLLRRSFADFSQPERQQVLALANGGPAATAAPEAEFDLERGLRVLPGLRELLGLVEPAAASQSATAALL
- a CDS encoding DUF1963 domain-containing protein yields the protein MHQDAAFDIIRFTPTGPRYYGASIQFQPILLESGEYVKHTELDIPLGLARYGGPVVDLPPGMAPPDGLRFAAQLDLSQVAPHDPSGLLPTSGQLYFFADITTTQGIVFYADVPNEQLVRTVQEHEDNFFEGRLIGRFFAETETLAERYGPGEEDDEDDWPGWNDFAGSKKSKLFGIYTHCQLSEEEIKAITFSDQILLLQVGEDFNDEGVFSVLIDRDALRRRDFTNCQFAWGQS
- a CDS encoding SWIM zinc finger family protein — translated: MTSWTEEQARALITDSGTLKRGLELAAPAKWSNLGRTDTAAWGECKGSGSKPYQTGLDLTEPAFKCSCPSRVFPCKHGAALLLLLARQPQLLNGPTPPDWLQEWLEKRQQSAGKKATKAPGTEPSAAADGTGPTPAAGPTDNELARQKREAQRMARMQRGAEELQMWLLDLVRAGLAATDNQPLSFWENQAARLVDNQLPGLAGIVRELPTLRHQGADWPERMLARLGELYLLTQAFRRLPELPEAARQELLQLVGVNLKKEDILAMEPAVADEWRVLSVDVTEEDRLTVRRCWLQGQQTGRYALVVEFSFGGQAFATALVPDGHYTGTLTFYPGLLSLRAVPGTLSFAGLTSDASPPYPTTLPELLDAYANALARQPWLREWPVLLTGGTPAFTPDGRWVLRFTPELALASALPEPATPAMQEVPLLCDDLFGWELQAVGGGVPLTIFGEWTGQGLRPLVGWGAAVETSSAL
- a CDS encoding SMI1/KNR4 family protein; this encodes MSLSESIHRIETWLATHAPRILTESLNDGAAERELSGLEAAVGKPLPEDYKALYRWRNGLDEDADNFGSLFYGLSFIPLARVAAAFQSRAQDSELCPPVYAQASVKADNVLNPYWLQLSFDGSHTWLCVDLDPAPAGSYGQVIFVDEVNESVFQVAESVAALLAQFADDLEQGRYTLEPDALEDGEEYLSPEESIDVNIWYVAERWQGVLPPAAYN